The sequence below is a genomic window from Pirellulales bacterium.
GAATCGTTCCAACCGTTGTACGTGCTCCGCCGCGCCTTTTGGGGAATGTTTGCACTGCTGGTGATAGCCGCCGTGGCGATTTTCTTCTTTACGGTGGTCGTGGCACATGCCAAGCGCGAAGCCCGGTTGGCTGCACTTTCCGCCAAGCACCTGGGCCAATACACGCTGGACGAAAAGTTGGGCGAAGGAGGCATGGGCATCGTTTACCGCGCCCATCATGACATGCTCCACCGCCCTACGGCGGTCAAGTTCTTAGGTGCGGAACGAACCAACGAGCAAACCATTGCCCGCTTCGAGCGCGAAGTGCAACTCACGAGCAAGCTGACGCACCCCAACACAATCGCCATTTACGATTATGGCCGCACGGCGGAAGGCATTTTTTATTACGCCATGGAGTATCTGGACGGCATCAACCTGGAAGACCTGGTGAAAAAGCACGGCGCCCAGCCGGAAGGCCGTGTGATTTATATTTTGCAGCAAGTGTGCGGCTCGCTGGCCGAAGCTCACGGCACGGAGCTCATTCACCGCGACATTAAGCCGGCCAACATTATCCTGACCGAACGAGGCGGCATCTATGACTTCGTCAAGCTGCTCGATTTCGGCCTCGTCAAAGCGCTGGATGACCGTAAAGATTCCTCGCTGACCGCCACGGGCACGCTCACAGGCACGCCGCTGTACATGCCGCCGGAGGCGATTCAAAACAATCAAATGGACGCCCGCAGCGATTTGTATGCGGTGGGCGCAGTTGGTTATTTCCTGCTGACCGGCACGCCTGTTTTCGATGCCGATAATGTGATTCAAATTCTGCAAAAGCACGTGATGATGACGCCCGATTCGCCTGCCAAACGCTTGGGCAAGCCGGTGTCTGCCGAATTCGAGGCTCTATTACTAAAGTGCTTGGAAAAAAAACCCACCGATCGGCCGGCTTCGGCGGCGGCATTGGCCGATCTTCTTGGCCAGTGCTCGGCGCTGGCCACGTGGACCAAAGCCGATGCCTACGCCTGGTGGCAAAAGTGCTACCCGCGCACGCCAAGTTCCACGACACAACCGGATACCACGACGCAAATGTTCGACGCCACGCAAATTTTAAGCTCGGCGCTGGTCAGCAGCGCGAAATCAACCGAGGGCAACCACGGCAATGGCCCTTGATCGCATTCCCGTCTTGCGCTGGCTGTGGGTGCCTTACCGTCCGGACGCAGCAGCGCGAAAATTTCTCGAGCGATCACAAAGTCAATCGGCCGATGGCCTGGAAGCCACGGTGGCCGTGCTCGATGCCGTGGAAAGCAAAGAATTTTTCGGCGTGTCGCT
It includes:
- a CDS encoding serine/threonine protein kinase: MKSAARSALRSAVVTSLIRRKQLWIWPILATLILGLCGWWVSRSVENAMRERRIGELTAILNADVAALHVWTLEEIKDALLIADDDQLISPVEQLATIGKSAADADPTRALLQSPAQESIRARLKPEMALGYAGFVILSPEAVVLAADLDAPVGRSLPGYQRQFFTQVAAGKPGVSHPFRSILLLKDEKGEVKSNLPTMFTAAPLKNAQGQIVAVLGLRIRPDEDFTRILQVARSGETGETYAFNQDGLMLSESRFDDNLKQIGLLADLPDSRSILTLEMRDPGVDMTTGGRPELRRADQPLTKMATAALKRESGVEVSGFRDYRGVPVISAWTWLKDEGFGVTTKQDVAESFQPLYVLRRAFWGMFALLVIAAVAIFFFTVVVAHAKREARLAALSAKHLGQYTLDEKLGEGGMGIVYRAHHDMLHRPTAVKFLGAERTNEQTIARFEREVQLTSKLTHPNTIAIYDYGRTAEGIFYYAMEYLDGINLEDLVKKHGAQPEGRVIYILQQVCGSLAEAHGTELIHRDIKPANIILTERGGIYDFVKLLDFGLVKALDDRKDSSLTATGTLTGTPLYMPPEAIQNNQMDARSDLYAVGAVGYFLLTGTPVFDADNVIQILQKHVMMTPDSPAKRLGKPVSAEFEALLLKCLEKKPTDRPASAAALADLLGQCSALATWTKADAYAWWQKCYPRTPSSTTQPDTTTQMFDATQILSSALVSSAKSTEGNHGNGP